One segment of Daphnia magna isolate NIES linkage group LG2, ASM2063170v1.1, whole genome shotgun sequence DNA contains the following:
- the LOC116916052 gene encoding leucine-rich repeat protein soc-2, translating into MSASKISKQKETCSVKVEEACVKPMAMSRRPSKLNCEEGTQELSRADSGQWILKIDWSYKSLSSVPEFLQNYQLCTILNLSGNNLDGGIDWLIHLKRLELLDLSRNKFSKIADACGSVSTLKYLDLSYNLLSELPEWILLLQKVKKLNLSCNPLEKSFHIHLKKAKWKNVEICNLENVNLVSIPDCLQSAYSLKELYLGNVNNNKYFHKSMFYQNNALWRIPELLPSSLSILDLSYVHLSNFEYDWKQLPNLKELRVRGNDLFWPSDDFTILTKLEMCDFSCCKMFLLPKDFGCLKNLCFINLSFNKLTVLPQSFEQFQNLYHLDLYHAGLETIECNLTQLPRLVECDLWMNLVDPSECLPNHSDLCSYLRGRLFPDEREIRLDERNSPSVVSEDVEKSSEESDEGINDPSEVTASSTGTGIEESWDDEVFCDYEADIKSTWHVPHFSSGRKESGNDDCFFLPSELHAVSCKLPPSQFNIIQGQFDDIE; encoded by the exons ATGTCAGCATCTAAGATTTCGAAGCAAAAAGAAACGTGCTCAGTTAAAGTGGAAGAGGCTTGCGTTAAGCCCATGGCTATGTCTCGGCGACCTTCTAAACTAAATTGCGAAGAAGGTACACAAGAGTTGTCTAGAGCTGATTCTGGACAATGGATTCTTAAAATTGACTGGAGCTATAAAAGTCTTAGCTCAGTGCCAGAGTTTCTTCAAAATTACCAGTTGTGTACTATTTTGAATCTATCAGGGAACAATTTGGATGGAGGTATTGACTGGTTAATTCACCTGAAAAGGCTTGAATTGCTAGATCTGTCAAGAAATAAGTTTTCCAAAATAGCAGATGCATGTGGAAGTGTTTCAACTTTAAAATATTTAGATCTCAGCTATAACTTACTCAGTGAGCTACCTGAATGGATTTTACTTTTGCAAAAAGTAAAGAAGTTGAATCTAAGCTGCAATCCACTTGAAAAATCATTCCACATTCACTTAAAGAAagccaaatggaaaaatgtaGAGATATGCAACCTAGAAAATGTGAATTTAGTCTCCATTCCAGATTGCTTACAGTCAGCTTACAGTCTGAAAGAGTTGTATCTTGGAAATGTGAACAACAACAAGTATTTCCATAAATCAATGTTTTATCAGAACAATGCTCTTTGGAGAATTCCTGAGTTGCTGCCATCTTCACTTTCCATACTTGATCTAAGTTATGTCCACTTATCAAATTTCGAGTATGATTGGAAACAATTACCAAATTTAAAGGAACTGAGAGTCAGAGGAAAT GACTTATTCTGGCCTTCAGATGATTTCACCATTTTGACAAAGCTTGAAATGTGTGATTTTAGTTGTTGTAAAATGTTCCTATTGCCCAAAGATTTTGGATGTCTCAAGAACctttgttttataaatttgtCTTTCAACAAGTTGACTGTGTTGCCACAGTCTTTTGAACAATTCCAAAACTTGTATCATTTGGATCTTTATCATGCTGGACTTGAAACCATTGAATGTAACTTGACCCAGCTACCTAG GTTAGTGGAATGTGATTTATGGATGAACTTAGTTGATCCTTCGGAGTGTCTTCCCAATCACTCAGATTTATGCAGCTATCTCCGTGGACGTTTATTTCCTGACGAAAGAGAAATTCGCCTGGATGAGAGAAATAGCCCTTCTGTTGTTTCAGAGGACGTAGAGAAGAGTAGCGAAG AATCTGACGAGGGAATTAACGATCCATCTGAGGTGACTGCATCGTCGACAGGAACTGGTATTGAAGAGTCGTGGGATGACGAAGTATTTTGTGATTATGAAGCTGATATCAAATCGACATGGCATGTCCCGCATTTTTCCAGTGGACGAAAAGAAAGTGGTAATGACGATTGCTTTTTCCTGCCGTCTGAATTACACGCAGTTTCGTGTAAACTACCACCGAGCCAGTTCAACATTATCCAAGGTCAATTTGATGacattgaatga
- the LOC116916056 gene encoding 18S rRNA aminocarboxypropyltransferase, producing MGKPRDKANSNHKGRGVKKGENSVKSVRGRKTEWSEQSDGVSVGLERLHVRESDEGSESGTDDGSSSSGDEQAQFPVAMWDVEQCDPKRCSGRKLSRLGMVKILRLGQRFNGLVCSPMGEKCVSPSDYPIISEHGAAVVDCSWAKINETPFHKMKSANPRLLPYLVAANPVNYGKPCKLSCVEAFAALFYITGYQDLAKNYLAKFKWGKTFIELNQELLDKYAACSDSTEVVQVQQQHMKLLEEERNRNRDDIDLPPEVLDETSSDTEEDE from the exons ATGGGTAAACCCCGAGATAAAGCAAACAGTAATCATAAAGGCAGAGGTgtgaaaaaaggggaaaactcTGTGAAATCGGTACGTGGCAGGAAAACGGAATGGTCTGAGCAGTCTGATGGAGTTTCCGTAGGTTTAGAACGATTGCATGTCCGTGAGAGCGACGAAGGAAGTGAAAGTG GAACTGACGATGGATCGTCGTCAAGTGGTGATGAACAAGCCCAATTCCCTGTAGCTATGTGGGATGTAGAGCAG TGTGACCCAAAGAGATGTTCCGGAAGGAAGCTTTCACGTTTAGGAATGGTCAAAATACTGCGTCTTGGTCAGAGGTTTAATGGTCTTGTTTGTTCCCCCATGGGGGAGAAG TGTGTTTCTCCCTCTGACTACCCTATCATTAGTGAGCATGGTGCAGCAGTAGTTGACTGTTCCTGGGCCAAAATCAATGAAACACCATTTCATAAGATGAAATCAGCAAATCCAAGATTGTTACCTTATTTAGTTGCTGCAAATCCAGTAAATTATGGAAAGCCATGTAAACTGTCATGTGTAGAAGCATTTGCAGCTTTATTTTATATCACAG GCTATCAGGATTTGGCAAAAAATTATCTTGCTAAATTTAAATGGGGAAAGACATTTATAGAACTCAACCAAGAGCTTCTGGATAAATATGCTGCTTGCAGTGATAGCACAGAAGTTGTTCAAGTTCAGCAACAACATATGAAGTTGTTGGAGGAAGAAAGGAATCGCAACAGAG ATGACATTGATTTGCCGCCCGAAGTGTTAGATGAAACAAGCAGTGATACGGAAGAAGATGAATAA
- the LOC116916045 gene encoding SID1 transmembrane family member 1 isoform X2 produces MDNATKIKLLSIIALITILLVTYLAALHIDSLAKARYVFKRNSRSVVGKDLSYNSNLVSRYKQKVRTEVIDAKVNQKYSLTINSTYEYIFQYSYKKNLLENQALSVQIFSQLASREDPILVVVRQQKAVLSWQLPLLLETSNGWQEYSSVSRQLCTEPLDRNVSVEHEFFLDVSTSDTENLSFVASVSPIADFVVGLNENHTVALTASEPKYYRFRFPEDIENVLLTVMSDDNYCMSVSVQNLSCPVFDMDRDLKYGGIWQTVMSKTGMTISRERFPFGFFLVFVAKADDYECTGERNSPPSLRQKTVHFVIHEKVSYRDFMAAVMGVLGIFALFYVGAFVAFCFRRGNTAPDVLEPILLEAQNRPSDYGSISTPLIGRAATIRNSESENLSRSSSSQDITDIDLMPDAYSDKNVVWTKTFLFLADLSHKGSRFHGQKSQRYMWNLLIVSIFYALPVLQLVIIYQKIVNDTGDQDLCYFNFLCSHPLGDLTDFNHVYSNIGYVLLGFLFIINTARRDVRRRQPQANHDLLENFYGIPQHYGLFYAMGTALMVEGVLSACYHICPTHANYQFDTTFMYIISMLCMLKIYQTRHPDINAEAHAAFSVLAFVVVLGVVSVFEKTLAFRIIFSVIHLLVCVVLSAQVYYMGRWKFNFGIFKRIYMVLWIDFQTGLSNWFRPIYADRMFLLLIGNLANVGLSIYGLTERPKDFASYMLTIFITNLMLYTSFYIIMKLRHGEKILCQAVFYICFASVSGGAAMYFFINKAWTWRKRAAESRVLNQECTILNFYDSHDIWHFLSAASMFFSFMTLLTLDDDLTYIPRDRIPVF; encoded by the exons ATGGACAACGCTACAAAAATTAAACTATTGTCGATAATAGCTTTAATTACTATTTTGTTAGTCACATACTTGGCTGCGCTTCATATTGACAGTCTTGCCAAGGCGAGATACGTCTTCAAAC GAAATAGTCGTTCTGTTGTCGGGAAAGACTTAAGTTATAACTCGAACTTAGTCTCGAGGTATAAGCAAAAGGTTCGTACAGAGGTGATAGATGCAAAAGTCAACCAAAAATACAGTTTGACTATAAACTCCACGTACGAATACATTTTCCAATattcatacaaaaaaaat CTTTTAGAAAACCAAGCCTTGTCTGTTCAAATTTTTAGCCAACTAGCTTCCAGAGAAGACCCTATTCTCGTAGTTGTTAGGCAACAGAAAGCAGTTCTTTCCTGGCAACTCCCACTTCTGCTTGAAACCTCAAATGGATG GCAAGAGTACAGCAGCGTGAGTCGTCAGCTCTGCACCGAGCCGTTAGATCGTAATGTAAGTGTAGAACACGAATTTTTCCTTGATGTGTCCACGTCAGATACTGAAAACTTGAGCTTTGTTGCTTCTGTTTCTCCTATCGCAGACTTCGTTGTTGG ACTGAACGAAAACCACACAGTCGCGTTGACGGCCTCTGAGCCAAAATATTACCGATTTCGATTTCCGGAAGATATCGAGAATGTACTACTTACGGTTATGTCAGATGATAACTACTGTATGTCTGTCTCGGTCCAAAACCTATCG tgTCCCGTGTTCGACATGGATCGTGATCTAAAGTACGGTGGAATTTGGCAAACAGTGATGAGTAAAACTGGAATGACCATAAGC CGCGAAAGATTTCCTTTCGGCTTTTTCCTTGTCTTTGTCGCTAAAGCTGACGACTATGAATGTACTGGCGAACGGAACAGCCCACCGTCTTTGAGACAGAAAACGGTTCACTTTGTCATTCATGAAAAG GTAAGCTACAGGGATTTCATGGCCGCCGTTATGGGAGTCCTAGGAATATTCGCTCTCTTTTATGTTGGGGCCTTTGTCGCCTTTTGCTTCAGACGCGGAAA CACTGCCCCCGATGTGTTAGAACCAATTTTACTTGAAGCACAAAATAGGCCTTCTGATTATGGATCCATCTCAACTC CACTTATCGGTCGGGCTGCCACGATAAGAAATTCGGAATCGGAAAATCTTTCACGCTCATCTTCGTCACAGGACATTACCGATATTGATCTTATGCCCGATGCGTACAGTgacaaaaatgttgtatggACTAAaacctttcttttcttggctGACCTATCTCACAAAGGGTCACGGTTCCACGGCCAAAAATCTCAACGTTACATGTGGAACTTGTTAATT GTGTCGATATTTTATGCTCTTCCAGTTTTGCAACTTGTCATCATTTACCAAAAA ATCGTAAACGATACGGGTGATCAAGACCTTTGCTATTTCAACTTCCTCTGCTCTCATCCTTTGGGAGATTTGACTGATTTTAACCATGTCTACTCGAATATTGGCTACGTCCTACTAGGCTTTCTTTTCATTATAAATACGGCTCGCCGAGATGTTCGCAGGCGGCAACCACAAGCAAATCACGATCTACTAGAAAAT TTTTACGGAATCCCTCAACACTACGGCCTTTTTTATGCCATGGGAACAGCATTAATG gttgaAGGCGTACTAAGTGCGTGTTACCACATCTGTCCGACACATGCCAATTACCAATTTG acACCACATTCATGTACATAATAAGCATGCTGTGTATGTTGAAGATCTACCAAACTCGACATCCAGACATCAACGCTGAAGCTCATGCAGCTTTTTCCGTCCTGGCTTTTGTCGTGGTTCTCGGTGTCGTCTCAGTGTTTGAAAAAACTTTGGCATTCCGAATTATTTTCTCAGTGATTCATCTACTGGTTTGCGTAGTGTTATCTGCTCAAGTATATTACATGGGGAGATGGAAATTCA ACTTTGGTATTTTCAAACGAATTTACATGGTCCTTTGGATCGATTTTCAAACAGGACTATCAAAT TGGTTTCGACCAATATACGCCGATCGCATGTTCCTATTGCTTATAGGAAATTTGGCTAACGTGGGGTTATCGATTTATGGATTGACGGAACGTCCAAAAGATTTCGCTTCGTACATGTTGACAATTTTCATCACCAATCTGATGTTGTACACTTCTTTCTACATTATCATGAAATTGCGTCATGGTGAAAAAATTCTGTGTCAGGCGGTATTTTACATTTGCTTTGCCTCAGTTTCGGGGGGCGCTGCAATGTATTTTTTCATCAACAAGGCATGGACATGGAGG AAACGTGCTGCTGAATCGCGAGTTTTAAATCAGGAGTGTACGATTCTCAATTTCTACGATTCTCATGACATTTGGCATTTCTTATCGGCTGCCAGcatgtttttctctttcatg ACTCTTCTTACCTTGGATGATGACCTAACCTACATTCCACGAGATAGAATCCCGGTCTTCTAA
- the LOC116916047 gene encoding probable aconitate hydratase, mitochondrial has product MALYAKVTVLKKSWIVACEMQARCFHISPLALAAQKVAMSKLDASSYLPHAQLQEKLEIVKNRLKRPMTLSEKILYSHLDDPSNQEIVRGQSYLRLRPDRVAMQDATAQMAMLQFISSGLPRVAVPSTIHCDHLIEAQVGGAQDLARAVDINKEVYNFLSTSGAKYGVGFWKPGSGIIHQIILENYAFPGLLMIGTDSHTPNGGGLGGLCIGVGGADAVDVMANIPWELKCPKVIGVKLTGKLQGWTSPKDVILKVAGILTVKGGTGAIVEYFGPGVDSISCTGMATICNMGAEIGATTSVFPYNHRMRDYLVATERKAIADEIDPYGNDLLRADEDAPYDQVIELNLSELEPHVNGPFTPDLANPISKLGEEAKKNNWPLDVKVSLIGSCTNSSYEDMGRCASIAREALKHGLKAKSAFNITPGSEQIRATIERDGIAETLRQFGGIVLANACGPCIGQWDRKDVKKGEKNTIVTSYNRNFTARNDANPATHAFVTSPELTTALALAGTLDFDPRTSKLKGANGEEFLLSNPYADELPARGFDPGQETYQAPGDPTLVKVDVDPKSQRLQLLEPFPKWDGKDLEKMVVLIKVKGKCTTDHISAAGPWLKYRGHLDNISNNMLITAINSENGEMNKVRNQLTNEFGAVPETARFYKSKGVNWVVVGDDNYGEGSSREHAALEPRHLGGRAIIVKSFARIHETNLKKQGMLPLTFADPADYERIQPSDRLSLVGLAELTPGKQVKCQIHHANGSSETIYLNQSMNQQQIEWFKAGSALNRMKEVAASK; this is encoded by the exons ATGGCGCTGTACGCGAAGGTTACCGTTCTTAAG AAATCATGGATAGTTGCCTGTGAAATGCAAGCTCGTTGTTTTCACATCAGCCCCTTGGCTTTGGCAGCCCAAAAGGTAGCCATGAGCAAACTGGATGCTTCAAGTTACCTTCCACATGCTCAACTACAAGAAAAGCTGGAAATAGTTAAAAATCGTCTTAAGAGACCTATGACTCTTTCTGAGAAAATCTTGTATTCCCATCTTGATGATCCATCAAATCAAGAAATTGTCCGTGGTCAAAGCTACCTACGCCTCAGGCCAGACCGGGTTGCAATGCAg GATGCTACAGCCCAAATGGCCATGTTGCAATTTATTTCATCTGGCTTACCCCGTGTTGCAGTCCCATCCACCATTCACTGTGACCATTTGATTGAGGCACAGGTTGGCGGAGCTCAAGATTTGGCGCGTGCTGTTGATATCAACAAAGAA GTGTACAATTTTCTTAGCACATCCGGTGCTAAATATGGCGTTGGTTTCTGGAAGCCTGGATCTGGCATCATTCACCAAATTATTTTAGAGAACTACGCTTTTCCTGGTTTACTTATGATCGGCACTGATTCTCATACTCCTAATGGAGGTGGCTTGGGAGGCCTATGCATTGGTGTCGGTGGCGCTGATGCCGTCGATGTTATGGCAAACATTCCCTGGGAGCTGAAGTGCCCTAAG GTAATTGGAGTTAAACTAACGGGAAAACTACAAGGTTGGACTTCTCCTAAAGATGTTATTCTTAAAGTTGCAGGAATCCTTACAGTCAAAG GTGGTACCGGTGCAATTGTGGAATACTTCGGTCCAGGAGTTGACTCCATTTCCTGTACTGGAATGGCTACTATTTGTAACATGGGTGCAGAAATCGGAGCCACCACATCTGTTTTCCCATACAATCATCGTATGCGTGATTATCTTGTTGCCACTGAACGAAAGGCAATTGCAGATGAGATTGATCCATACGGAAATGATTTGCTGCGCGCTGATGAAGATGCACCTTATGATCAGGTCATTGAG CTTAATTTGTCTGAACTTGAGCCACACGTAAATGGACCGTTCACCCCCGACTTGGCGAATCCGATTTCGAAATTGGGCGAAGAAGCCAAGAAGAATAACTGGCCACTTGATGTCAAG GTATCTCTGATTGGCAGCTGCACCAATTCGAGCTACGAGGATATGGGCAGATGCGCAAGTATTGCGCGGGAGGCTCTCAAGCACGGATTAAAGGCAAAATCCGCCTTTAATATTACTCCGGGATCTGAACAGATCCGTGCCACAATCGAGCGTGATGGCATCGCTGAG ACGCTACGACAATTTGGTGGTATTGTACTTGCCAACGCCTGCGGCCCCTGCATTGGCCAGTGGGACCGCAAAGACGTCAAAAAGGGCGAAAAGAATACAATTGTCACATCATACAATCGCAACTTTACGGCCCGTAATGATGCCAACCCCGCAACGCATGCCTTTGTTACGTCACCCGAACTAACAACGGCACTGGCACTTGCTGGTACCTTGGATTTTGACCCAAGGACTTCAAAACTCAAAG GCGCTAACGGAGAAGAATTTTTACTGAGTAATCCGTACGCTGATGAGTTGCCTGCACGCGGTTTCGATCCTGGCCAGGAAACCTATCAAGCCCCCGGAGATCCTACTCTAGTTAAAGTTGATGTAGACCCTAAGTCACAGCGTCTTCAACTGTTGGAACCATTTCCAAAATGGGATGGCAAAGACCTAGAAAAAATGGTAGTGCTGATCAAAGTAAAGGGCAAATGTACTACAGATCATATCTCAGCCGCTGGTCCGTGGCTGAAGTATCGTGGACATCTGGACAATATTTCCAATAACATGCTCATCACTGCTATCAATTCAGAAAACGGAGAAATGAACAAA GTGAGAAACCAATTAACAAACGAATTTGGCGCTGTACCCGAAACAGCTCGTTTTTACAAGTCTAAAGGAGTTAACTGGGTCGTGGTTGGTGACGATAACTACGGCGAAGGATCTAGTCGGGAACATGCCGCTCTAGAGCCTCGTCATTTAGGCGGCAGGGCCATTATTGTAAAATCTTTTGCACGTATTCATGAAACTAATCTCAAGAAGCAAGGAATGCTCCCACTTACGTTCGCTGATCCTGCTGATTATGAACGTATTCAACCGTCGGATCGTCTTTCGCTTGTTGGACTTGCCGAATTGACACCAGGAAAGCAAGTTAAATGCCAGATTCACCATGCCAATGGGTCATCAGAAACCATTTACCTTAACCAAAGCATGAATCAACAACAGATCGAATGGTTTAAAGCAGGCAGTGCTCTAAATAG aatgaaGGAAGTAGCTGCTAGCAAGTAG